The following are from one region of the Choloepus didactylus isolate mChoDid1 chromosome 11 unlocalized genomic scaffold, mChoDid1.pri SUPER_11_unloc1, whole genome shotgun sequence genome:
- the CT55 gene encoding cancer/testis antigen 55, giving the protein MEISDTRLKTVHSAVTRFCGASGFINEWIYFSNDAVSGNVLLKVGQKVTALVDDDKTSHELKAVKVYSFCDNCHGDGLPYTPSRVLIGCVTSVMEGAGYIDHTSYFSLEVVCNGFEPSPSDWIEAEVSIHLSTYSRKAISMKPLRHKHVHEVFITSFCGRNRVIGDSIFFTLDSLKLPDGYIPQRSDIINVVMVESMQLCYLWRAIPMTLVKRL; this is encoded by the exons GTGACACCAGGTTGAAAACTGTGCACAGTGCTGTGACAAGGTTCTGTGGTGCTTCTGGCTTCATTAATGAGTGGATCTACTTCAGTAATGATGCTGTGTCTGGCAATGTGCTTCTGAAAGTTGGACAGAAAGTGACTGCACTTGTGGATGATGACAAAACATCCCATGAATTGAAAGCAGTCAAA GTGTATTCCTTCTGTGATAATTGCCATGGTGATGGACTGCCATACACCCCTTCCAGAGTTTTAATTGGTTGTGTTACCTCTGTAATGGAAGGTGCTGGCTACATTGATCACACAAGTTACTTCTCTCTAGAGGTTGTGTGTAATG GTTTTGAACCTTCCCCAAGTGACTGGATAGAAGCTGAGgtttccatccatctatccacctacAGCAGAAAGGCAATCTCCATGAAGCCTCTGAGACATAAGCACGTGCATGAG GTCTTCATCACTAGTTTCTGTGGAAGAAATAGGGTGATAGGTGATAGTATCTTTTTCACCTTGGATTCTCTGAAACTTCCTGATGGATACATACCTCAAAGATCTGATATCATCAATGTGGTCATGGTGGAGAGCATGCAGTTGTGCTATCTTTGGAGAGCGATTCCTATGACCCTAGTGAAAAGGCTGTAA